DNA from Asanoa sp. WMMD1127:
GCGTCGTTGTGCGCCCCGCCGACCAGGTGCAGCAGCACCAGCGGATTGAGCGCCGCGAGCCAGAGCGCGGCCGCGGGCGGGACACCGCAGCGCCGCGCCAGCGGCGGCAGCGACACGGCCAGCAGCGCCACGCCGGCCAGGGCGGCCAACCGCAGCACCAGCACGCCGACCGTGACGTGCCCGCCCACGACGGCCGCCGCCGCCGTGGCCAGGAGCAGGAAGGCCGGCCCGTACGGCGTGGGGGTGTGCTGCCAGATCGCCGGCACCTCGGCGCTGAACGGCCCGCCGAGGTCGGCCGGCCCGGAGGTGTAGACGTCGAGGCCCGCGCCGACCATGGCGCCCTGGGCGAGATAGCTGTAGACGTCGCGGCTGAACACCGGCGGCGCGATCAGCAGCGGCGCCGCCCACATGAGCAGCGTGGCGAGCATCTCCTCGACGGTGAGCGGGCGCTGCCGCACCAACCGGCCCAGCCGCCACCAGGCGACCACCAGGAGCACGAGCCCGAAGTACGCGACCGTCACGCCGGCGTTGAACAGGTCGACCGGGAGATCCGGGCGGGCCAGCGGCCCCGCTGCCGGCCCGGCGCCCGCCCCCAACCCACCCAGAGCGACGCAGAGGGTGCCGGCGACTCCCCAGGCCCGGCACCGTCCGAGCTGGCCGGCACCCTGGCTGGCGAGGACCGGCGCGGACACCCGAGGAAGATGGCATCCGTTGATGGCCGGTAGACTCGCATGGTCTGTCCGCCGAGTGAAGATCAAGGCAGGAAATGGCCACCACCAACGACCTGAAGAACGGTCTGGTTCTCAACCTCGACGGCGAGCTGTGGTCCGTCGTGGAGTTCCAGCACGTCAAGCCCGGCAAGGGTGGTGCATTCGTGCGCACCACGCTCAAGAACGTGCTGTCCGGGAAGGTCGTCGACAAGACCTTCAACGCGGGCACCAAGGTCGAAACCGCGACCGTCGACAAGCGCACCATGCAATACCTCTACGCGGACGGCGAAGACTTCGTCTTCATGGATCTCGACACCTACGACCAGATCCACGTCGCCGGCGGCACCGTCGGTGAGGCGTCCAACTACCTGCTGCCCGAGGCCGAGGCGATCGTCGCGACCCACGAGGGCGTGCCGCTCTACGTCGAGCTTCCGACCAGCGTGGTGCTGGAGGTCACCTACACCGAGCCGGGCCTGCAGGGCGACCGCTCCACGGGCGGCAACAAGCCCGCCACCGTCGAGACCGGCGCGACCGTCCAGGTCCCGCTGTTCATCACCACCGGTGAGAAGATCAAGGTCGACACCCGCGACGGCCGTTACCTCGGCCGCGCCTGATGGCCGAGGGCCCCAAGACCTCGATGCCCGCGCGCCGCAAGGCGCGCAAGAGGGCCCTCGACGTGCTGTTCGAAGCCGACCTGCGCGACCGGCCACCGGGTGACGTCCTCACGGACTACGTGGCCCGGCTGGAACGGCCGCTCCCGGGCCATCTGGACTACGCGGAGGGCCTGGTCAAGGGCGTCGCGACGCATCTCGACCGGATCGACGAGCTGATCGCGAGCTACGCCGAGGGCTGGACGATCGACCGCATGCCGGTGGTCGACCGCAACCTGGCCCGGATCGCGGTCTACGAGCTGCTCTACGTCGACGAGATCGACGACGCCGTCGCGATCACCGAGGCGGTCGAGCTCGCCCGGCAGATGTCGACGGACGACAGTCCCCGGTTCCTCAACGGCCTCATCGGTCGCATCGCGGAGTACGCACCGCGATAAAAACGACAGAAGGGCCCCCACCAACCGCTTGTGGCGGCGGTGGGGGCCCTTCGCCGTGTGGCTCGGAGCCCTGGCCAGCGCTCAGCTGGCGAAGAAGGCCCGCGGGTCGGCGACGAGAACGCCGTGCTCGTTGAGGCGCTCGATCAGGCCCGACGGCGACGAGTCGTAGACGATCGCCAGCGCGCGCAGGTCGTCGGCGCGGATCGAGAGGACCCGGCCGTTGTAGTCACCGCGCTGCTGCTGTATCGCCCGCGCGTAGCGCGCCACGTAGGCCAGCTCCTCGGACGCCTCGTCGTACAGCCGCTCGAGGTCCAGGACGATCTTGTTGGTGGGCTCGTGCCGGACACCGCTGCCGTCGGGCAGCAGCTCCGAGACGGGGACCCGGTAGAAGTCGGCGAGCTCGGCGAGGCGGGACACCGTCACGGCCCGGTCACCGCGCTCGTAGGAGCCGACGACGACCGCCTTCCAACGGCCGTTCGACTTCTCCTCCACACCTTGCAGGGAAAGGCCCTGCTGTTGGCGGATGGAGCGCAGACGCGCGCCCAACGACTTGGCGTACTCAGAAGCCATTGACGACTCTCCCAGTGCTGGTACCCGGGGTTCTCCCCAGCGATCGCTACGGAGCGTGACGGTACGGGGAATGAGAGAACTGGTCAAGTGCTCATTACCCATCACTTGGGATGACTGTGTTGTGTTGTCCGAATTTTCCTGCACCATGCATCAACGACTGGCGAGAGTGTTACGCACGGCACGCTGCGCATACCCACGCTGTCCCCGCTGGTAACGTGATCGACGGTTCGCCGAAGACATCCTTTAACGACCCGTCCCGTGAGGCGGGGAAGGAGGTCCGCCGTGGCCTATGCTCAGGCCGCCTCAAACTCGACGACGTCCGGTTCGCCACCGTCGGTGAAGGTCATCCTCACAGAGACGGATCTGCAGCGGGTCGTCGACCGCATCGCGCATCAGATCCTGGAAAAGACCGACGGCGCCGACGGCACCGTCCTGCTCGGCATCCCGACCCGCGGTGTCCCGTTGGCCCACCGCCTGGCCGCCCGCATCGCCGCCTTCGAGGGCGTCGACGTGCCCGTCGGTGTGCTGGACGTCACTCTCTACCGCGACGACCTGCGACTCAAGGCGACCCGCGCGCTCGGCCCCACCGACCTGCCGTCGGGTGGCATCGACGGCCGGCGGGTCATCCTCGTCGACGACGTGCTGTTCTCCGGCCGCACCGTGCGGGCCGCCCTCGACGCCCTGTCGGACCTCGGCCGGCCCAGCTCCGTGCAGCTCGCCGTGATCGTCGACCGCGGCCACCGGGAGCTGCCGATCCGGGCCGACTACGTCGGCAAGAACATCCCGACCGCGCGCAACGAGATCGTGAAGGTCGCGCTCGCCGAGATCGACGGCACCGACGAGGTCAAGCTCATCGGCGAGGAGACCAAATGATCAAGCATCTGCTGTCCGCCGCCGACCTCGACGCCGAGCACGCCACGCTGGTCCTGGACACCGCGGCCGAGCTGGCCAACCTGTCGAGCCGCGAGGTGAAGAAGCTGCCGACGCTGCGCGGCCGCACGGTGGTCAACCTCTTCTACGAGGACTCCACCCGCACCCGGATCTCCTTCGAGGCCGCCGCGAAGCGACTCTCCGCCGACGTCATCAACTTCTCCGCCAAGGGTTCCAGCGTCTCCAAGGGCGAGAGCCTCAAGGACACCGCGCTGACCCTGCAGGCGATGGGCGCCGACGCGGTCGTCGTCCGCCACCCGGCCTCCGGCGCGCCGCACCGGCTGGCCCAGTGGGTCGACGGCTCGGTGGTCAACGCCGGCGACGGAACCCACGAGCACCCGACCCAGGCGCTGCTCGACGCGTACACGATGCGCTCGCGCCTGGGCCGGCTGGCTGGCCTGCACGTCGCGATCGTCGGCGACGTGCTGCACAGCCGGGTCGCCCGGTCCAACGTGCTGCTGCTGACCACGCTCGGCGCGAAGGTCACGGTGGTCGGGCCGCCGACGCTGATCCCGGTCGACGTCGGCCCGGCCCTCTCGCCCGAGCTGAGCGTCTCCTACGACCTCGACGCCGTGCTGCCGCAGGTCGACGTCGTGATGATGCTGCGCGTCCAGCGCGAGCGGATGAACGATTCCTACTTCCCGTCGACCCGGGAATACAGCCGCCGCTACGGCCTCGACGCCGCCCGCATGCGCCGGCTGCCCGAGCACGCGATCGTCATGCACCCCGGCCCGATGGTCCGCGGCATGGAGATTACTCCGGAGGTGGCCGACTCGGCCCGCTCCACCATCGTCGAACAGGTCGCCAACGGCGTCTCCGTCCGGATGGCCGTCCTCTACCTGCTCCTGGGGGGCAAATGAGCAGCAGCACGTACCTGGTCAAGGGCGTCAGCGTCCTCGGCGCGGAGCCGACCGACCTGCTGGTCCGCGACGGCGTCATCGCGGAAGGGGGCGCGGCGGACCAGGTCGTCGACGCTGCCGGGCTCGTCGCGCTGCCCGGCCTGGTCGACCTGCACACCCACCTGCGCGAGCCCGGCCGCGAGGACGCCGAGACCGTCGAGTCCGGCTCGCGCGCGGCGGCGCTCGGTGGTTACACCGCGGTCTGCGCGATGGCCAACACCTCGCCGGTCGCCGACACCGCGGGCGTGGTCGAGCAGGTCTGGCGGCTCGGCCGGGAGGCCGGCCTCGTCGACGTGCAGCCGATCGGCGCCGTGACCGTCGGGTTGGCCGGCCAGCACCTCGCGGAGCTCGGCGCGATGGCCACCTCTGCCGCCAAGGTGCGGATCTTCTCCGACGACGGCCACTGCGTCTCCGATCCGCGCCTGATGCGCCGCGCCCTGGAATACGTCAAGGCGTTCGACGGCGTGATCGCGCAGCACGCCGAGGAGCCCCGGCTGACCGAGGGCGCGCAGATGCACGAGGGCGAGGTCTCCGCCCGGCTCGGGCTGACCGGCTGGCCGGCCGTGGCCGAGGAGGCGATCATCGCCCGCGACGCGCTGCTCGCCGGCCACGTCGGCGCCCGGCTGCACGTCTGCCACGTCTCCACCGCCGGCTCGGTCGACGTGATCCGGCAGGCCAAGGCGGCCGGCGTGCGGGTGACCGCCGAGGTGACGCCGCACCACCTGCTGCTCACCGACGAGCGGGCCAGCTCGTACGACCCGGTGTTCAAGGTGAACCCGCCGCTGCGCACCCAGGCCGACGTGCTCGCGCTGCGGGCCGCGCTGGCCGAGGGCCTGATCGACATCGTGGCCACCGACCACGCGCCGCACGCGGTGGAGGACAAGGAATGCGAGTGGGCGTACGCGCGCCCCGGCATGCTCGGCCTCGAGACGGCACTGTCCATCGTGCTCGACGTGCTCGGCCCCGACTGGGAGCTGATCGCGCAGCGGATGTCGCGCACGCCGGCCCGGATCGCCGGACTGGCCGAGCACGGCCACACCCCGGCCCCGGGCGCGCCGGCCACCTTCACGCTGGTGGACCCGGCGGCCCGCTGGGAGGTCGACCCGTCGGTGTCGGCGTCCCGCTCGCGCAACACCCCGTACGCGGGGATGACCCTGCCCGGCCGGATCGTCGCGACCTTCCTGCGCGGCGAACCGACGGTGCTGGACGGAAAGGCAGTGAAATGAGGCGCCCCGCGCTGCTCGTCCTGGAGGACGGGCGGACGTTCCACGGTGAGTCCTACGGCAGCGTGGGCGAGACCTTCGGCGAGGCGGTGTTCACCACCGCCATGACCGGTTACCAGGAGACGCTGACCGACCCGTCGTACCACCGGCAGGTCGTGGTGCAGACCGCGCCGCACATCGGCAACACCGGCGTCAACGACGAGGACGACGAGTCGGCGAAGATCTGGGTCGCCGGGTACGTGGTCCGCGACCCGGCCCGGCTCGCCTCCAACTGGCGGCGCACCGGCGACCTGGAGGACCGGCTCGCCGCCGAGGGCGTGGTCGGCATCTCCGGCGTCGACACCCGGGCGCTGACCCGGCACCTGCGCGATCGGGGCGCGATGCGGGTCGGCGTGTCCAGCGTGATCGAGGACCCGGCCGCGCTGCTGCGCAAGGTGCGGGAGGCGCCCGAGATGGTCGGCGCGGACCTGTCGGCCGAGGTGACCACGGCCAAGCCGTACACCGTGCAGGCGCAGGGGACGCACCGGTTCACCGTCGCGGCGGTCGACCTCGGCATCAAGCGCAACGTCGCCCGGCGCCTGGCCGCCCGCGGGGTGACCACCCACGTGATGCCGGCGTCGTCGAGCATCGACGACCTGCTGGCCACCGGCGCCGACGCGATCTTCTTCTCGCCCGGCCCCGGCGACCCGGCCACCGCCGACGGCCCGGTCGAGCTCGCCCGCGAGGTGATGCGCCGCCAGATCCCGCTGTTCGGCATCTGCTTCGGCTCGCAGATCCTGG
Protein-coding regions in this window:
- the efp gene encoding elongation factor P, whose product is MATTNDLKNGLVLNLDGELWSVVEFQHVKPGKGGAFVRTTLKNVLSGKVVDKTFNAGTKVETATVDKRTMQYLYADGEDFVFMDLDTYDQIHVAGGTVGEASNYLLPEAEAIVATHEGVPLYVELPTSVVLEVTYTEPGLQGDRSTGGNKPATVETGATVQVPLFITTGEKIKVDTRDGRYLGRA
- the nusB gene encoding transcription antitermination factor NusB, whose product is MPARRKARKRALDVLFEADLRDRPPGDVLTDYVARLERPLPGHLDYAEGLVKGVATHLDRIDELIASYAEGWTIDRMPVVDRNLARIAVYELLYVDEIDDAVAITEAVELARQMSTDDSPRFLNGLIGRIAEYAPR
- a CDS encoding transcriptional regulator, whose translation is MASEYAKSLGARLRSIRQQQGLSLQGVEEKSNGRWKAVVVGSYERGDRAVTVSRLAELADFYRVPVSELLPDGSGVRHEPTNKIVLDLERLYDEASEELAYVARYARAIQQQRGDYNGRVLSIRADDLRALAIVYDSSPSGLIERLNEHGVLVADPRAFFAS
- the pyrR gene encoding bifunctional pyr operon transcriptional regulator/uracil phosphoribosyltransferase PyrR, with product MAYAQAASNSTTSGSPPSVKVILTETDLQRVVDRIAHQILEKTDGADGTVLLGIPTRGVPLAHRLAARIAAFEGVDVPVGVLDVTLYRDDLRLKATRALGPTDLPSGGIDGRRVILVDDVLFSGRTVRAALDALSDLGRPSSVQLAVIVDRGHRELPIRADYVGKNIPTARNEIVKVALAEIDGTDEVKLIGEETK
- a CDS encoding aspartate carbamoyltransferase catalytic subunit, whose amino-acid sequence is MIKHLLSAADLDAEHATLVLDTAAELANLSSREVKKLPTLRGRTVVNLFYEDSTRTRISFEAAAKRLSADVINFSAKGSSVSKGESLKDTALTLQAMGADAVVVRHPASGAPHRLAQWVDGSVVNAGDGTHEHPTQALLDAYTMRSRLGRLAGLHVAIVGDVLHSRVARSNVLLLTTLGAKVTVVGPPTLIPVDVGPALSPELSVSYDLDAVLPQVDVVMMLRVQRERMNDSYFPSTREYSRRYGLDAARMRRLPEHAIVMHPGPMVRGMEITPEVADSARSTIVEQVANGVSVRMAVLYLLLGGK
- a CDS encoding dihydroorotase is translated as MSSSTYLVKGVSVLGAEPTDLLVRDGVIAEGGAADQVVDAAGLVALPGLVDLHTHLREPGREDAETVESGSRAAALGGYTAVCAMANTSPVADTAGVVEQVWRLGREAGLVDVQPIGAVTVGLAGQHLAELGAMATSAAKVRIFSDDGHCVSDPRLMRRALEYVKAFDGVIAQHAEEPRLTEGAQMHEGEVSARLGLTGWPAVAEEAIIARDALLAGHVGARLHVCHVSTAGSVDVIRQAKAAGVRVTAEVTPHHLLLTDERASSYDPVFKVNPPLRTQADVLALRAALAEGLIDIVATDHAPHAVEDKECEWAYARPGMLGLETALSIVLDVLGPDWELIAQRMSRTPARIAGLAEHGHTPAPGAPATFTLVDPAARWEVDPSVSASRSRNTPYAGMTLPGRIVATFLRGEPTVLDGKAVK
- the carA gene encoding glutamine-hydrolyzing carbamoyl-phosphate synthase small subunit; translated protein: MRRPALLVLEDGRTFHGESYGSVGETFGEAVFTTAMTGYQETLTDPSYHRQVVVQTAPHIGNTGVNDEDDESAKIWVAGYVVRDPARLASNWRRTGDLEDRLAAEGVVGISGVDTRALTRHLRDRGAMRVGVSSVIEDPAALLRKVREAPEMVGADLSAEVTTAKPYTVQAQGTHRFTVAAVDLGIKRNVARRLAARGVTTHVMPASSSIDDLLATGADAIFFSPGPGDPATADGPVELAREVMRRQIPLFGICFGSQILGRALGFGTYKLGFGHRGSNQPVLDRTTGKVEVTAHNHGFAVDAPLDSTVSTDFGDVAVSHVCLNDNVVEGLRAHDVPAFTVQYHPEAAAGPHDADYLFDRFRELIAGEKASA